In one Vulgatibacter incomptus genomic region, the following are encoded:
- a CDS encoding OsmC family protein: MEELVNGVDVHALGEVIEKVRADPSLARFRFRVSNRWDEGGHSETTIDGFYGAGAEQTSDNRPFTLEADEAPVLLGEDRAPNAVEHLLNALATCMTGSLAYHAAARGIRLDRIESELRGEIDLRGFLGISDQIRNGFQHIEATFRVEGDGTEEELAELIRFSPVLDVVSNGTDVSLRVEKLEAAEAPSASPEELHPPA; the protein is encoded by the coding sequence ATGGAAGAGCTCGTCAACGGCGTCGACGTCCACGCGTTGGGCGAGGTCATCGAGAAGGTTCGCGCCGATCCCTCGCTCGCACGGTTCCGGTTTCGCGTGTCCAACCGATGGGACGAGGGAGGCCACAGCGAGACGACGATCGATGGCTTCTACGGTGCGGGCGCGGAGCAGACCTCCGACAACCGACCGTTCACCCTCGAGGCGGACGAGGCCCCGGTCCTGCTCGGAGAGGATCGGGCGCCGAACGCGGTGGAGCACCTGTTGAACGCGCTCGCGACGTGCATGACGGGCTCCTTGGCCTATCACGCCGCCGCTCGTGGCATCCGTCTGGATCGAATCGAGTCGGAGCTCCGTGGCGAGATCGATCTGCGTGGTTTCCTGGGGATCTCCGACCAGATTCGAAACGGCTTTCAGCACATCGAGGCCACGTTCCGGGTGGAGGGCGATGGAACGGAGGAGGAGCTCGCCGAGCTCATCCGGTTTTCCCCCGTCCTCGACGTGGTCTCGAACGGAACCGACGTCTCGCTGCGCGTCGAGAAGCTCGAAGCCGCCGAGGCGCCGAGCGCGTCGCCGGAAGAGCTGCATCCGCCGGCTTGA
- the pip gene encoding prolyl aminopeptidase, with the protein MVHPAIEPTETGMLDVGDGQLVYWEASGNPNGKPALALHSGPGVGSSPGRRRAFASAGYRLVQFDQRGCGRSTPSVSDPSVGLEHNTTHHLIDDIERLREHLGIERWLVWGASWGTTLALAYAQRFPQRVSELVLLSVTLARPSDVHWLYHEAGRFFPAEWARFREGAPEGDRHDLVAAYDRLLNEQPDPEVRAKAAADWCAWEDAVLSLEEGWKPWDRFSDPAFRMTFARLCAHYFSNAAWLGEDELLRNMGRLAGIPGVLIHGRFDIQGPCDMPWLVAQAWPGAELELLPVGHSGGEAMMARMVEALARFAPGSR; encoded by the coding sequence ATGGTGCATCCGGCGATCGAGCCCACCGAGACGGGAATGCTGGACGTGGGGGACGGGCAGCTCGTCTATTGGGAGGCCTCTGGCAATCCGAACGGCAAGCCGGCCCTCGCGCTGCACAGCGGGCCGGGTGTGGGAAGCTCGCCGGGGCGCAGGCGCGCGTTCGCTTCCGCGGGCTACCGTCTGGTGCAGTTCGATCAGCGGGGCTGCGGGCGGAGCACGCCGTCGGTCTCCGATCCGAGCGTCGGCCTCGAGCACAACACGACGCACCACCTCATCGACGACATCGAGCGGCTCCGTGAGCACCTCGGGATCGAGAGGTGGCTGGTGTGGGGCGCTTCGTGGGGAACGACGCTTGCGCTCGCGTACGCGCAGCGCTTTCCGCAGAGGGTTAGCGAGCTCGTGTTGCTATCGGTGACGCTGGCGCGCCCTTCGGACGTGCACTGGCTCTACCACGAGGCGGGCCGGTTCTTCCCCGCAGAGTGGGCCCGGTTTCGCGAAGGAGCACCCGAGGGCGATCGCCATGACCTGGTGGCCGCTTACGATCGGCTCCTGAACGAGCAACCGGATCCCGAGGTTCGCGCGAAGGCGGCAGCGGACTGGTGCGCCTGGGAGGACGCCGTCCTCTCCCTCGAGGAGGGATGGAAGCCGTGGGATCGCTTCTCCGACCCCGCGTTCCGTATGACCTTCGCGCGTCTGTGTGCGCACTACTTCTCGAACGCGGCCTGGCTCGGCGAGGACGAGCTGCTTCGAAACATGGGCCGCCTGGCCGGCATCCCTGGCGTGTTGATCCACGGGCGCTTCGACATTCAGGGCCCCTGCGACATGCCCTGGCTCGTAGCGCAGGCTTGGCCTGGGGCCGAGCTCGAGCTCCTCCCTGTCGGCCACTCAGGCGGTGAGGCGATGATGGCGCGGATGGTCGAGGCCCTCGCTCGCTTTGCACCCGGTTCTCGGTAA
- a CDS encoding adenine phosphoribosyltransferase: MELRERIRDVVDFPHEGIVFKDITPLIADPVAFRTAIDRLAEAISGEDVDRIVGIEARGFIFGSALACVMGKGFSIVRKPGKLPWRTDREEYSLEYGKSVLEIHEDAVQAGERVVIVDDLLATGGTAGAASRLVERRGGVVTSLAFVVELAFLGGREQLEGRRVHSLVEY; encoded by the coding sequence ATGGAGTTGCGAGAGCGGATCCGGGACGTCGTCGACTTCCCGCACGAAGGGATCGTCTTCAAGGACATCACCCCCCTGATCGCCGATCCCGTGGCCTTCCGGACCGCGATCGATCGCCTGGCCGAGGCCATTTCAGGCGAAGACGTCGATCGAATCGTCGGCATCGAAGCGCGCGGCTTCATCTTCGGCTCGGCCCTCGCGTGCGTGATGGGCAAGGGCTTCTCCATCGTCCGCAAGCCCGGGAAGCTCCCCTGGCGCACCGATCGGGAGGAGTACAGCCTCGAGTACGGCAAGAGCGTGCTCGAGATCCACGAGGACGCAGTCCAGGCCGGCGAGCGCGTGGTGATCGTCGACGACCTGCTGGCGACCGGCGGCACTGCAGGCGCGGCGAGCCGCCTCGTCGAGCGGCGGGGAGGCGTGGTCACCTCCCTCGCCTTCGTCGTCGAGCTCGCCTTCCTGGGAGGCCGGGAGCAGCTCGAGGGCCGGCGGGTCCACTCCCTCGTCGAGTACTGA
- the ada gene encoding bifunctional DNA-binding transcriptional regulator/O6-methylguanine-DNA methyltransferase Ada, with protein MNSTSSFPYDTDEARWRAVQARDPGADGHFVYGVRTTGVYCRPSSSARLPRRENVEFFDTSAAAEAAGFRPSRRTKGDQTIAATERATLVAEVCRRIEASETLPTLDELADQAGMSPFHLHRVFKAETGLTPKAYAAAQRARRLREELSATDGSVTEAIYEAGFGSSSRFYEASDQMLGMRARDYRAGGAGAAIRFAVGQCSLGAILVARSQRGVCAIFLGDDPERLVRDLQDQFPKAELIGGDPSFEQLVAEVVGFVESPSIGLNLPLDVRGTAFQERVWQALREIPPGTTVSYTELAERIGSPKSVRAVAQACGANTIAVAIPCHRVVRRDGDISGYRWGVERKRELLQRERG; from the coding sequence ATGAACTCGACCTCATCCTTCCCGTACGACACCGACGAGGCGCGCTGGCGTGCCGTCCAGGCGCGCGATCCCGGCGCCGATGGCCACTTCGTGTATGGGGTTCGCACCACGGGTGTGTACTGCCGCCCGAGCTCCTCGGCTCGCCTCCCCAGGCGAGAGAACGTGGAGTTCTTCGACACGTCCGCTGCCGCCGAGGCGGCCGGGTTTCGGCCGAGCCGCCGCACCAAGGGTGACCAGACGATCGCCGCCACCGAGCGGGCCACACTCGTGGCCGAGGTCTGCAGGCGGATCGAGGCGTCGGAGACGCTCCCCACGCTCGACGAGCTGGCGGACCAGGCAGGGATGAGCCCGTTCCACCTGCACCGGGTCTTCAAGGCCGAGACGGGACTGACGCCCAAGGCGTATGCCGCGGCGCAGCGCGCGAGAAGGCTCCGCGAGGAGCTGAGCGCAACCGATGGCTCGGTGACGGAGGCGATCTACGAAGCGGGCTTCGGCTCCAGCAGCCGCTTCTACGAGGCGTCGGACCAGATGCTCGGCATGCGGGCGCGCGACTACCGCGCAGGCGGCGCCGGAGCCGCGATTCGCTTCGCCGTCGGCCAGTGTTCGTTGGGGGCGATCCTGGTGGCGCGGAGCCAGCGCGGCGTCTGCGCCATCTTCCTGGGCGACGATCCGGAGCGGCTCGTGCGCGATCTGCAGGACCAGTTTCCGAAAGCCGAGCTGATCGGCGGCGATCCGAGCTTCGAGCAGCTGGTCGCCGAAGTCGTCGGCTTCGTCGAGTCTCCCTCTATCGGCCTCAACCTGCCGCTGGATGTGCGCGGCACGGCTTTCCAGGAGCGGGTCTGGCAGGCGCTCCGCGAAATTCCTCCGGGAACGACGGTGAGCTACACCGAGCTCGCCGAGCGCATCGGCTCGCCCAAGTCGGTGCGAGCCGTCGCGCAGGCGTGTGGGGCCAACACCATCGCCGTGGCCATCCCTTGTCACCGGGTGGTGCGCCGAGACGGCGACATCTCCGGTTACCGCTGGGGCGTGGAACGAAAGCGCGAGCTGCTCCAGCGTGAACGCGGATAG
- a CDS encoding 5'-methylthioadenosine/adenosylhomocysteine nucleosidase, giving the protein MKIGIMGAMTEEIAGLVDAMGSRREQVEVGRRTYHVGELYGREVVIVFSRWGKVAAATTATELLARHGVERMIFTGVAGAVSPALRVGDVVVGSTLYQHDMNGSPLFPRHEIPLLGVSGFETEASARREAALAVERFLARRREWIPDEVASEFGIAAPKVVEGAIASGDKFFADGAELGELRGRLPDVACVEMEGAAVAQVCHEYGVPLTVIRTISDAADEGAPVDFARFVREIASRYSLGVVRSLLGG; this is encoded by the coding sequence ATGAAGATCGGCATCATGGGCGCGATGACGGAGGAGATCGCCGGCCTCGTCGACGCGATGGGATCGCGGCGGGAGCAGGTGGAGGTGGGGCGGCGCACCTACCACGTGGGCGAGCTCTACGGGCGCGAGGTGGTGATCGTCTTCTCTCGCTGGGGGAAGGTGGCGGCGGCGACGACCGCCACGGAGCTGCTGGCTCGCCATGGCGTCGAGCGGATGATCTTCACTGGCGTGGCCGGAGCCGTCAGCCCGGCGCTCCGCGTGGGCGACGTGGTGGTGGGGAGCACGCTCTACCAGCACGACATGAATGGCTCGCCCCTCTTCCCCCGTCACGAGATCCCGTTGCTCGGCGTGAGCGGCTTCGAAACGGAGGCGTCGGCTCGGCGCGAGGCAGCGTTGGCGGTCGAGCGGTTCCTGGCTCGGCGCCGGGAGTGGATCCCGGACGAGGTCGCCTCGGAGTTCGGGATCGCGGCGCCGAAGGTGGTGGAGGGAGCGATCGCCAGCGGCGACAAGTTCTTCGCGGACGGAGCCGAGCTCGGCGAGCTGCGGGGGCGTCTGCCGGACGTCGCCTGCGTGGAGATGGAGGGCGCCGCCGTCGCCCAGGTCTGCCACGAGTACGGCGTGCCGCTGACCGTGATTCGTACGATCTCGGACGCCGCCGACGAGGGAGCTCCGGTCGACTTCGCTCGCTTCGTCCGCGAGATCGCGAGCCGGTACTCGCTGGGCGTCGTTCGATCCCTGCTCGGCGGGTGA
- a CDS encoding lamin tail domain-containing protein, producing MNGKTWIARLASALLVVAALGGGLGLQACGGSSRAHTGPEGETAFGTLGFELQFGDVEISTVQYTIEGNGFRDRGSIGVVGRDLVSARIGGIPAGAGYVITLEAYGTGIDCVGSAIFDIEAGSTTSVRISLNCRMAPRTGSVLVNGTLNLCPVIDFLSVMPVEAIVGQPVALSATASDGDLAPSPITYAWTATSGAISNGTSASASFKCASSGIVAVSLTVSDGDCTESTSVWVTCVLPDVRLNEAVSTNGVPGDWAELYNASAFPADVSGWVFKDDDDAHHYAIPAGTVIPPGGYYVLEEAAFGFGLGAKDAVRIFDPAMHLVDSYYWTAHGNPSWGRCPNGTGAWANTARVTKGAANDCGGTGGTGGSGGTGGTGGTGGTGGTGGAGGSGGIAFAAWPGTDQVRVVSTFHQFGTNLSGLFYEPATSSSPAILWGIQNGPSMLYRLVWNGSTWENTTTNGWGAGKTITYMNGLGGPDSEGITRAELDSSAIYVATERDNDNKNVSRPAVLRYDLDASGTTLVATNDWNLTSDLPVLGANLGAEGVAWIPDSFLVSRGFIDESTGLAYDPDRYPNHGTGIFFVGIEANGIIYAYAFDHVTNGYQRVATIDSGFPAVMDLSFDRENGYLYAQCDNTCGNKLTLLDVDTLPGSATHGAFRILAGFARPSTMPNTNNEGIAMAPESECVNGYKTFIWADDDELNGFALRQDTIPCGRYR from the coding sequence ATGAACGGAAAGACGTGGATTGCGCGCCTCGCGTCGGCGTTGCTCGTCGTCGCAGCGCTCGGCGGCGGGCTCGGCCTCCAGGCTTGCGGAGGATCGTCTCGAGCTCACACCGGACCGGAGGGCGAGACCGCCTTCGGCACCCTGGGCTTCGAGCTGCAGTTCGGTGACGTCGAGATCTCGACGGTCCAGTACACCATCGAAGGCAATGGATTCCGGGATCGCGGATCGATCGGCGTGGTCGGGAGGGACCTCGTGTCCGCTCGAATCGGCGGCATTCCGGCCGGCGCGGGCTACGTGATCACGCTCGAGGCCTACGGAACCGGTATCGACTGCGTCGGCTCCGCCATCTTCGACATCGAGGCCGGGTCGACGACCTCGGTGAGGATCTCGTTGAACTGCCGGATGGCTCCGCGTACGGGCAGCGTGTTGGTGAATGGCACGCTCAATCTCTGTCCCGTGATCGACTTCCTGAGCGTGATGCCCGTGGAGGCGATCGTCGGTCAGCCGGTGGCGCTTTCGGCCACCGCATCGGACGGAGATCTCGCGCCGTCTCCGATCACCTACGCCTGGACCGCGACCTCCGGCGCAATCTCGAACGGCACGTCGGCGAGCGCTTCGTTCAAGTGCGCTTCGTCCGGTATCGTTGCCGTCTCGCTTACCGTCTCGGATGGCGATTGCACCGAGTCGACTTCGGTGTGGGTCACCTGCGTTCTGCCGGACGTTCGCCTCAACGAGGCGGTGTCGACGAACGGCGTGCCCGGCGACTGGGCGGAGCTCTACAACGCGAGCGCGTTCCCGGCGGACGTCTCGGGCTGGGTGTTCAAGGACGACGATGACGCGCACCACTACGCCATCCCCGCGGGCACGGTGATTCCTCCCGGCGGCTACTACGTGCTCGAAGAGGCGGCGTTCGGATTCGGGCTCGGCGCCAAGGACGCGGTGCGGATCTTCGATCCCGCGATGCACCTCGTCGATTCCTATTACTGGACGGCTCACGGTAATCCGAGCTGGGGTCGCTGCCCGAACGGGACCGGTGCTTGGGCGAACACCGCGCGTGTGACCAAGGGCGCGGCGAACGACTGCGGTGGAACCGGCGGCACCGGAGGTAGCGGCGGCACCGGTGGCACCGGAGGAACGGGCGGTACGGGCGGTACGGGCGGCGCGGGTGGCTCCGGCGGCATCGCGTTCGCGGCATGGCCAGGGACCGATCAGGTTCGGGTCGTCAGCACCTTCCACCAGTTCGGCACGAACCTCAGCGGCCTGTTCTACGAGCCGGCGACCTCGAGCTCGCCGGCCATCCTGTGGGGGATCCAGAACGGCCCGTCGATGCTCTACCGCCTCGTCTGGAACGGAAGCACCTGGGAGAACACCACGACGAACGGCTGGGGCGCGGGCAAGACGATCACCTACATGAACGGCCTCGGTGGCCCGGACTCCGAGGGAATCACCAGGGCCGAGCTCGACTCGTCGGCGATCTACGTCGCTACGGAGCGGGACAACGACAACAAGAACGTGAGCCGCCCGGCCGTGCTCCGCTACGACCTCGACGCTTCCGGAACGACCCTCGTCGCGACCAACGACTGGAACCTGACGAGCGACCTCCCGGTGCTCGGCGCGAACCTCGGCGCCGAGGGCGTCGCCTGGATCCCCGATAGCTTCCTCGTGAGCCGCGGCTTCATCGACGAGAGCACCGGCCTCGCCTACGACCCCGACCGCTATCCCAACCACGGCACCGGGATCTTCTTCGTGGGCATCGAGGCGAACGGCATCATCTACGCCTACGCCTTCGACCACGTGACGAACGGCTACCAGCGCGTCGCGACGATCGACAGCGGCTTCCCGGCGGTGATGGACCTCTCCTTCGATCGGGAGAACGGTTACCTGTACGCGCAGTGCGACAACACCTGCGGGAACAAGCTGACCCTCCTCGACGTCGACACGCTCCCGGGCTCGGCGACCCACGGGGCCTTCCGGATCCTGGCGGGCTTCGCTCGGCCCTCCACGATGCCCAACACCAACAACGAGGGGATCGCCATGGCGCCGGAGTCCGAGTGCGTGAACGGGTACAAGACGTTCATCTGGGCGGACGACGATGAGCTCAACGGCTTCGCGCTCCGCCAGGACACGATTCCCTGCGGTAGGTACCGCTAA
- a CDS encoding pirin family protein encodes MDENRRRFLAGSAAAAAFAVAGCQKSPVFLPRSGRRVERIQYGIPTSDGDGVRLTRVIGQPALRNLDPFLLLDRFHSDDPDAYIRGFPDHPHRGFETVTVMLEGRMRHRDSRGNHGVIGGGGAQWMTAGRGIIHSEMPEQEKGLMSGFQLWVNLPAREKMGPQFYQDLGPAQLAQGTLGRAGSRVSVISGELDGLVGPVRERPTQPLLFTAVLEDDRPFSIDTPEGHTAFVFVGSGGVEIGPDATPVPEGAIALLGSGRSLEVRSPSQRSEILVAAGKPLNEPIVQYGPFVMNTEAEIRQAFADYRAGVLDRG; translated from the coding sequence ATGGACGAGAACCGCCGCCGCTTCCTCGCCGGATCAGCAGCCGCCGCCGCTTTCGCAGTGGCTGGCTGCCAGAAGTCCCCTGTCTTCCTTCCTCGCTCCGGGCGCCGCGTCGAGCGGATCCAGTACGGGATCCCCACTTCGGACGGCGATGGAGTGCGGCTGACCCGCGTGATCGGCCAGCCCGCGCTGCGCAACCTCGACCCCTTCCTCCTCCTCGACCGCTTCCACTCGGACGATCCGGACGCCTACATCCGCGGCTTCCCCGACCACCCCCACCGCGGCTTCGAGACCGTGACGGTCATGCTCGAGGGCCGGATGCGCCATCGCGACAGCCGCGGGAACCACGGCGTGATCGGAGGAGGCGGTGCCCAGTGGATGACCGCCGGCCGCGGCATCATCCACTCGGAGATGCCCGAGCAGGAGAAGGGCCTGATGTCGGGCTTCCAGCTGTGGGTGAACCTGCCGGCGCGGGAGAAGATGGGCCCGCAGTTCTACCAGGACCTCGGTCCCGCGCAGCTCGCCCAGGGGACGCTCGGACGGGCAGGGTCACGCGTCTCCGTGATCTCGGGCGAGCTCGACGGGCTCGTGGGCCCGGTCCGCGAGCGGCCGACGCAGCCCCTGCTCTTCACGGCGGTCCTGGAAGACGATCGCCCCTTCTCCATCGACACGCCCGAGGGTCACACCGCCTTCGTCTTCGTCGGCAGCGGCGGCGTCGAGATCGGCCCCGACGCGACGCCGGTCCCCGAGGGCGCGATCGCCCTCCTCGGCTCGGGCCGTAGCCTCGAGGTACGCTCGCCATCCCAGCGTAGCGAGATCCTCGTCGCAGCCGGCAAGCCGCTCAACGAGCCGATCGTGCAGTACGGCCCGTTCGTGATGAACACGGAGGCGGAGATCCGGCAGGCTTTCGCCGATTACCGCGCTGGTGTCCTCGACCGGGGTTGA